The DNA sequence GGTCCAGCTCCTTGGCCGCCTGCCAGGCCCGGACAATCCCGGCCAGGGTGCATTCGTCGGTGATCGCCAGGGCCTGGTAGCCCTGCTCTTTAGCCCGTCGGCACAGCTCCAGGGCACTGGAAGCGCCACGTTGGAAGCTGAAGTTCGACAGGCAATGCAGCTCGGCATATTCGACGTTCATGCGAACCAACCTTGCAGCCACAACGGCCCGCCCTCGCCCACCGGTCGATAGGCCCAGCCTCGTTGTCCTGCGCGGGTTTCGATCAGGTAGTAATCCCGGCGTACGTCGGCGCCGTCCCACCAGCCGGATTCGATGCGCTCCGGGCCGATAAGGATTCGTGCCTGACTCTCCTGCAACGCTTGGGGTTCATCCAGCAGCCAGCCGGGACGCTGCACGCCATCGCGCACCGGACAGGCCTGGGGCCGCGGCTGGGGTGTCAGCTGCCAGGCGCATTCAGGCCGATGGTCGTCGCGAAACCCCAGGCCCTGCACTGCGTCATCCCCCAGCCGGGCCCGCAAGCGCTCGCGCAGTTGCTCCCAGGGCAAGGACTGTTGCGGACGATCATCGAACAGTTCCAGGCGCTGGGGCACGAAACTCGGCAGGTCTTCGGCACACAAGCGAAAACCACGCACCGGGGCCTCCACCTGTACTTGTTCCAAACGGCCACGGGCCAACTCGAAGAGCATCGAAGGATCCCGTTCGGCGCTGAGCAGACCGACCTTGATCAGCGTGTCGGGTAATCCGGCGTGTTCCAGGTGCAGGTCAAAACGCTGCACGCCGCTGTCACGACCGCAGAGGAAAGCCGACAGATCACCGGTCAGCCGGCGCAACGGAAACAGCAACGCCTGATGGGACTGCACGTCGTAGTTGAGTTCGATGCGCACATCGAAACGGTCCGGCGGCAAATAGAACGACAACGCCAGGGTGCGACTGCCCGTCAGTGCGTCGAGGTGCTTGAGCACCTGGGCTTCGAAGCGTCGTGCCAGAGTGTGCCGGGGCAAGGCCTGGACCTGGCTCAGGCGACGCAGGCCCATGCGCGACAATGCCGTGGCGACGTCGGGCTCCAGACCGATCCGGTCCACCGGCATTTGCCCCAGGCACGCCTGCAAGGTCTCGCTATCGGGCACCACCAGGGCGTCATAGGCATTGGCCAATACCCGTGCCGCCACCGGGTTCGGAGCGGCGACGATGCGATGACGAAAACCCAGTTCGGTCAGTTCGGCCCGCAACCGCGCCTCGAACACCGGCCAGGGCCCGAACAGGCCCAGGCTCGACTCGATCTCGAACAGCACCGTACGCGGGTAATGCACGCTGACCTGGGAACTGAAACGGTAGGCCCAGGCCGCCAGGAACTGTTGCCAGTGCTCAATCTGCGCGGCGTCGTATTCGGCGGTGGCAAAACCTTTGCTCAGGGCCTGGGCGGCGGTCATGGTCTGGCCGGGACGCAAGCCCAGGGCCCTTGCCTGCGCATTCACCGCTTGCAGCACCCGCCGCTGGGCCGGGCCGGTCAATAGCGCCAGGGGTTCGTCTGGATCGGGGCGCTGACGCAGCGCGGCGTCCAACGCCAATTGCGGGAAGAGAATACACACCCAGCGCATCGCAACCTCAATGCTCTGTCGGTGAGGTGAACGTGGTAAAGGCAATCGGCGCCGAACGGGCCAGCCCGCCCCGGCACTTGAGCACGCGCAATTGCCCAGGCCGGGCATCAATGGCGATGCGCAAGGCCGCTGGCGACGGGTTGATGGCTTCCTGGATCGAGCGCCAGGCGAACGCCAGAGTCTGGCCGGTTTCCGCCGCCACTTGCAGGCGACGCAGGGCCCGGTCGTCCGCCTGGCGAGGCCAGCACAGCACCGCGCCGCAACTGCCTGAACGCAGGCATTGTTCGGTGGCCCACAGGGCATCGCGTTCATCGGCCCGGATCACAGACAATTGGCGCAGGTCTACCCCGGCGTTCTGCCAAGCCTGGGGATAGGGCACGAACGGCGGCGCCACCAGCACAATCCGCTCCCCTGCCGCCGACAACCGCGCCAGGGTCGGCCACACCAGTTGCAACTCACCCACGCCCGGTGCGGCGATGAGCAACTCCGTCAGCGCCGCTTCCGGCCAACCCCCGCTGGGCAGCGCCGCGTCCAGTGCCGCATG is a window from the Pseudomonas brassicacearum genome containing:
- a CDS encoding Y-family DNA polymerase; translated protein: MRWVCILFPQLALDAALRQRPDPDEPLALLTGPAQRRVLQAVNAQARALGLRPGQTMTAAQALSKGFATAEYDAAQIEHWQQFLAAWAYRFSSQVSVHYPRTVLFEIESSLGLFGPWPVFEARLRAELTELGFRHRIVAAPNPVAARVLANAYDALVVPDSETLQACLGQMPVDRIGLEPDVATALSRMGLRRLSQVQALPRHTLARRFEAQVLKHLDALTGSRTLALSFYLPPDRFDVRIELNYDVQSHQALLFPLRRLTGDLSAFLCGRDSGVQRFDLHLEHAGLPDTLIKVGLLSAERDPSMLFELARGRLEQVQVEAPVRGFRLCAEDLPSFVPQRLELFDDRPQQSLPWEQLRERLRARLGDDAVQGLGFRDDHRPECAWQLTPQPRPQACPVRDGVQRPGWLLDEPQALQESQARILIGPERIESGWWDGADVRRDYYLIETRAGQRGWAYRPVGEGGPLWLQGWFA
- the imuA gene encoding translesion DNA synthesis-associated protein ImuA, producing MGAVVALDTLFNGGQVWKGRPAPPAASPQPTGHAALDAALPSGGWPEAALTELLIAAPGVGELQLVWPTLARLSAAGERIVLVAPPFVPYPQAWQNAGVDLRQLSVIRADERDALWATEQCLRSGSCGAVLCWPRQADDRALRRLQVAAETGQTLAFAWRSIQEAINPSPAALRIAIDARPGQLRVLKCRGGLARSAPIAFTTFTSPTEH